From a single Lewinella sp. LCG006 genomic region:
- a CDS encoding PorP/SprF family type IX secretion system membrane protein, producing MRKHKTLLSPVLSLLAKQKPVVGCGLLHTLEVGGRGQNLGLGLLAIALLTITNLSAQQLPARSPFASNNFIWNPAMTAVEDYWEVGVTHQQEWVGFEDVPETTTIYGQYPVLKENFSLGGFLVLDEIKPIRNNTLALTYAYKLKFGPRKRRRSGPRTQAQLSLGLMLAMQQVFIDGGDYIVRDAGDPLQPVGELNEFVPNVGLGVFFASRPTGPNDKSFFYAGAGTNQILPQDITFRETLPTGNLERAFHGNATIGYRSVGTNFVIEPSFWLNTAGKNISNSQVNLNIEYPKAFWGGLSYSLNQTLALQLGYLLQGGFTDTDTIRLGLLGSFNMGGFGPARGLGYGFYVAYRTGA from the coding sequence ATGAGAAAACATAAAACACTGCTGTCACCGGTTTTATCTCTTTTAGCTAAGCAAAAGCCTGTAGTTGGATGCGGGCTGCTTCACACCCTTGAAGTAGGGGGTAGAGGGCAGAACTTGGGACTGGGTCTGCTAGCGATAGCGCTGTTGACCATTACCAATTTGAGTGCGCAGCAATTACCGGCACGTAGTCCTTTTGCTTCCAATAATTTTATCTGGAATCCGGCAATGACTGCGGTGGAAGATTATTGGGAAGTGGGCGTTACTCACCAGCAGGAATGGGTAGGCTTTGAAGATGTCCCCGAGACTACTACCATCTATGGACAGTACCCGGTGCTCAAGGAGAACTTCAGTTTAGGAGGTTTTTTGGTACTGGACGAGATCAAGCCTATCCGCAACAATACCCTGGCGCTGACCTATGCCTATAAGCTGAAATTTGGCCCCCGGAAGCGTCGTCGTTCGGGACCAAGAACGCAGGCTCAATTGTCTTTGGGCCTGATGCTGGCGATGCAGCAGGTGTTTATCGATGGCGGCGATTACATTGTTCGCGATGCGGGAGACCCCTTGCAACCGGTAGGGGAGTTGAATGAGTTTGTGCCAAACGTTGGGCTAGGCGTCTTTTTTGCTTCTCGCCCGACTGGGCCGAATGACAAGAGCTTTTTCTATGCTGGCGCAGGTACCAACCAAATCTTACCTCAGGACATTACCTTCCGAGAAACCCTGCCTACGGGCAATCTGGAACGTGCCTTCCACGGCAACGCTACCATTGGTTACCGCTCAGTAGGTACCAACTTTGTTATTGAGCCTTCTTTCTGGCTGAATACTGCGGGAAAGAACATCAGCAACAGCCAAGTTAACCTGAACATCGAATATCCCAAAGCTTTTTGGGGCGGCTTGAGTTATAGCCTTAACCAGACATTGGCCCTTCAGCTGGGCTACCTCTTACAAGGAGGATTTACCGATACGGATACCATCCGCCTCGGCTTGTTGGGGTCGTTTAATATGGGAGGTTTTGGGCCTGCACGCGGCTTGGGCTATGGCTTTTATGTGGCTTATCGTACGGGGGCTTAA
- a CDS encoding helix-turn-helix domain-containing protein, producing the protein MKLEFTDRKLGAIFGYSDHLQKDASSFSIQESVIQFLWNRNDEAVSIHLDDLQLQLQPGQLLTTTYFQHLRFSTTEPPLTALLFNREFYCIADHDEEVSCNGILFFGTQDLPIITIPTEQERKFELLLEVILEEFRTIDNIQGDMLQMLLKRFIIICTRLAKEQHIVHELNDGQIDTIRRFNVLVDMHFRTLRKVKDYADLLHKSPKTLSNLFSTYNQQSPQQIIQERVVLEAKRLLLFTDKQTQEIAYDLGFEDPAYFSRFFKKQAGLTPSAFREEHVLG; encoded by the coding sequence ATGAAACTGGAATTCACGGATCGTAAGCTGGGCGCTATTTTTGGCTATTCTGATCATTTGCAAAAAGATGCCAGTAGCTTTTCTATTCAGGAAAGCGTCATTCAATTTCTGTGGAATCGTAACGACGAGGCCGTCTCTATCCACCTCGATGACTTACAACTCCAATTACAGCCTGGGCAGCTACTCACAACAACCTATTTCCAGCACCTTCGTTTCTCTACCACCGAGCCCCCCCTTACGGCCTTGCTTTTCAATCGGGAGTTTTATTGCATTGCTGATCACGATGAGGAAGTCTCCTGCAACGGCATTCTCTTTTTCGGCACCCAAGATTTGCCCATCATTACGATTCCGACAGAGCAGGAGCGCAAGTTTGAGCTATTGCTGGAAGTGATTTTGGAAGAATTCCGGACCATTGATAATATCCAGGGAGATATGTTGCAGATGCTCCTCAAGCGATTCATCATCATTTGTACCCGACTCGCCAAGGAGCAGCACATTGTTCATGAGCTAAATGATGGCCAAATTGATACTATCCGCCGATTCAACGTTTTGGTAGACATGCACTTTCGCACACTGCGCAAAGTGAAGGACTATGCCGACCTCTTACACAAATCGCCCAAGACCCTGTCCAACCTGTTTTCTACTTACAACCAACAGTCTCCCCAACAAATTATTCAAGAAAGAGTGGTCCTGGAAGCCAAGCGCCTCCTCCTCTTCACCGATAAGCAAACCCAGGAAATCGCTTACGACCTGGGCTTTGAAGATCCTGCCTATTTTAGTCGCTTCTTCAAAAAGCAAGCGGGGCTTACGCCTTCGGCTTTTCGGGAGGAGCATGTTTTGGGATAA
- a CDS encoding WYL domain-containing protein, translated as MASDKPRLTRLTAIITQLQSKRMVTARDIAEKHQVSIRTVYRDIRTLESSGIPIISEEGKGYSIMEGYKLPPVMFTEEETQALITAELLLLKNKDQSLAQHYQSALTKIKANLKISHQTKTEFLADRIQIRDNPTEEKTSDYLIQLQSAIADFEIVKIIYLSLDNFRSERKVEPFAVYTTQGNWILVAFCQQKNDFRAFRLDRIQSLLLTGKKFTPHSLTLNEYLENCRKKWATTPDTRLSPAATTFAPNQNHNHVQNVKIEPFKIIGIAIRTTNENGQAAQDIAQLWGKFMGEQILAKIPNKVDNTIYSLYTDYEGDHNKPYTTIIGCVVETLEAIPTGMIGKSIAGGNYVKTTTRGNLNEGIVVKQWTKIWEMDLDRAYVADFEVFGEKAQNLEDAEIEFLVGIK; from the coding sequence ATGGCATCAGACAAACCCCGCCTGACAAGATTGACCGCTATTATTACCCAACTGCAATCCAAGCGGATGGTTACCGCCAGGGATATTGCCGAAAAACACCAGGTTAGTATCCGAACGGTGTACCGGGATATCAGAACGCTGGAAAGTTCGGGAATTCCTATAATTAGTGAAGAAGGAAAGGGTTACTCCATCATGGAGGGCTACAAGCTTCCGCCCGTCATGTTTACGGAAGAAGAGACCCAGGCCTTGATTACAGCAGAACTTCTCCTCCTTAAGAATAAGGATCAATCACTGGCGCAACACTACCAAAGTGCCCTTACCAAAATCAAGGCGAACTTAAAGATTAGTCACCAAACGAAAACGGAATTCCTGGCTGATCGAATCCAAATCCGTGATAACCCTACTGAGGAAAAAACCAGCGATTATTTAATACAGCTTCAATCGGCCATTGCTGATTTTGAAATCGTCAAGATCATTTATCTGTCGCTGGATAATTTCCGGAGCGAACGCAAGGTGGAACCTTTTGCGGTATACACCACCCAAGGCAACTGGATTTTGGTCGCTTTCTGTCAGCAAAAGAATGACTTTAGGGCTTTTCGGCTAGACCGCATCCAAAGCCTGCTCCTCACGGGTAAAAAATTCACCCCTCATTCACTTACCCTAAACGAATACTTGGAGAACTGTCGAAAAAAATGGGCAACCACCCCTGACACAAGGCTGTCACCTGCGGCCACTACATTTGCACCGAACCAAAACCACAACCACGTGCAAAACGTAAAAATTGAGCCTTTTAAGATCATCGGTATTGCCATCAGGACCACTAACGAAAATGGGCAAGCCGCGCAGGATATCGCACAACTTTGGGGAAAGTTTATGGGCGAACAAATCCTTGCCAAAATCCCCAACAAAGTAGACAATACCATTTATTCGCTTTACACCGACTACGAGGGCGACCATAACAAACCCTACACGACCATCATTGGTTGTGTAGTGGAAACCTTGGAGGCTATTCCCACCGGCATGATTGGAAAATCGATCGCTGGCGGCAATTATGTAAAAACGACTACCAGAGGTAACCTCAACGAAGGCATCGTCGTGAAGCAATGGACAAAAATCTGGGAGATGGACCTCGACCGTGCTTACGTTGCCGACTTCGAAGTTTTTGGCGAGAAAGCTCAAAATCTCGAAGATGCAGAGATTGAATTCCTGGTTGGTATTAAATAA
- a CDS encoding T9SS type A sorting domain-containing protein: protein MLNTNTFTATAIALFFTFTIQLNATALLPFKNNLQEKEVLNDPPPTCPLVVDYVINTSDMCLVPSAIGNVFGSVAAPNTFGTMTVDLSYFLQSPNAPLPASAYPYFGLAVAIGDDVFYLKVSPGLENRNEYHLMVADTQTDWGIFSGGCDEWIIRNDRNNTTAAIITPLEVTTPNTLELSVELYSATSCFLYYYPENYTMVACNSQLRGSNPSDQASNATGLAKQFTDNTPNSWTTSNPVLDQLHIQFVHELNDPATLELYTMQGQLMSKTIIPARSAQYHLSVQNLPAGPYVCRITTHLEKRTLIIVKQ from the coding sequence ATGCTTAACACAAACACTTTCACCGCTACGGCAATAGCACTGTTTTTCACCTTCACTATCCAGCTCAATGCCACCGCCTTACTGCCCTTTAAGAATAATTTGCAGGAAAAGGAAGTGCTTAACGATCCTCCCCCTACCTGTCCTTTAGTCGTCGATTACGTAATCAATACGTCGGATATGTGCTTGGTACCAAGCGCAATCGGTAACGTATTTGGTTCGGTAGCTGCTCCAAACACCTTTGGTACGATGACAGTAGACCTCAGTTATTTCTTACAATCTCCCAACGCACCTCTTCCTGCGTCAGCCTACCCCTACTTTGGTTTGGCTGTAGCCATCGGAGATGATGTATTTTATCTAAAAGTGAGCCCTGGTCTTGAGAATCGAAATGAATATCACTTAATGGTAGCAGACACCCAGACCGACTGGGGTATATTCAGCGGAGGCTGTGATGAATGGATTATCAGAAACGACAGAAACAACACAACCGCTGCTATCATTACTCCTTTAGAAGTTACAACACCCAACACCTTAGAGCTTAGTGTGGAATTGTATTCAGCCACTAGCTGCTTTTTATACTATTACCCTGAGAATTACACAATGGTCGCCTGTAACAGTCAATTAAGAGGAAGCAACCCGTCAGATCAAGCTTCAAATGCAACAGGTTTGGCTAAACAGTTCACCGATAACACTCCGAATAGTTGGACCACCTCTAACCCTGTTTTAGATCAATTGCACATCCAATTTGTTCATGAACTTAATGATCCTGCGACATTGGAATTATACACGATGCAAGGGCAATTGATGTCTAAAACGATTATTCCTGCTCGTAGTGCTCAATATCATTTATCGGTGCAGAACTTACCCGCAGGGCCCTATGTTTGTCGAATTACCACTCATCTAGAAAAACGCACTTTGATTATTGTCAAGCAATAA
- a CDS encoding carboxymuconolactone decarboxylase family protein, translating into MSVLQVPTRDQVSANNQAIFDNLQKGLGFVPNLYATFAYSDTALADYLALQNRKSSLKAKEREVINLVVSQVNECEYCLAAHTALGKMNGFNDDQILELRGGAASFDAKLDALAKFVKDTTIQRGKPAPASVDAFLNAGYTKANLVDTLIVIGDKIISNFLHGVGQFPVDFPAALELETANA; encoded by the coding sequence ATGAGTGTATTACAAGTTCCAACCCGCGACCAAGTTTCCGCTAACAACCAAGCGATTTTCGACAACCTGCAAAAAGGTCTGGGCTTTGTACCTAATCTTTACGCTACCTTCGCTTACAGCGATACCGCACTGGCCGACTACCTGGCTTTACAAAACCGCAAAAGCAGCCTCAAAGCTAAAGAACGCGAAGTCATTAACCTGGTGGTAAGTCAAGTCAACGAATGTGAATACTGCCTGGCAGCTCACACCGCCTTGGGAAAGATGAACGGTTTTAACGATGACCAAATCCTGGAACTACGGGGAGGTGCCGCTTCTTTCGATGCGAAGTTGGATGCCTTGGCAAAATTCGTGAAAGACACGACCATCCAGCGCGGCAAACCCGCCCCAGCGAGTGTGGACGCTTTCCTCAATGCTGGCTATACCAAAGCTAACCTGGTGGATACCCTCATCGTAATTGGCGATAAAATCATTAGCAACTTCCTCCACGGTGTAGGTCAATTCCCGGTGGATTTTCCAGCAGCACTGGAGCTTGAAACCGCTAATGCTTAA
- a CDS encoding fibronectin type III domain-containing protein, producing the protein MPNSAPQPYFLLPTSLWLVLVGILLPFCAFSRVERLRATWRTDPATSMVIGWDQVSGGRPVIFYDQTDHGQNTAAYRFQSPPSRAARSKAMNNVFARLEGLQPNTVYYFVIQDTEGVSKRYSFKTAPDNPNERLSIVAGSDSRNHRLARCDANILVSKLRPLCVIFGGDMTDDDSDTEWREWFDDWQLTIGSDGRIFPIIPARGNHEASNEPLVNCFDVPSEDVYYALTLGRNLFRLYTLNTQIPSGGEQRDWLGRDLQANQDVTWRMAQYHQAMRPHTAAKYEREDLIAQWATLFHKYKVQLAMESDAHVVKVTWPIRPSKDPGSYESFIRDDANGTVYIGEGGWGAPLRAADDPKPWTRSYGRFNQFKWIFVDQDKIEIRTIKTEGSNRVAEVNPNNIFEPPYGLVIWSPKEGDVVRIMNPNSRPQTPAGSNIAQNNTSNVANISPDINGNVHIDYSLSETAQVQIILINSQMQEMARLEYPSQIPGPYKKSLDLSKAPSGEYSLIVKANNKLNRRFVIMIP; encoded by the coding sequence ATGCCGAATTCGGCACCACAACCTTACTTTTTACTTCCTACCAGTCTATGGCTGGTGTTAGTTGGCATACTACTTCCTTTTTGTGCTTTCAGCCGAGTAGAAAGGCTTCGTGCCACCTGGCGCACCGATCCTGCTACAAGCATGGTGATTGGTTGGGACCAGGTATCTGGAGGGCGCCCAGTTATCTTTTACGACCAAACCGATCATGGCCAGAATACGGCAGCCTACCGTTTTCAATCTCCCCCATCGCGAGCAGCACGCTCCAAGGCTATGAACAATGTTTTTGCACGCCTGGAAGGCTTACAGCCCAATACCGTTTACTATTTTGTAATTCAGGATACCGAAGGAGTCAGCAAACGCTACTCTTTCAAAACCGCTCCCGATAACCCCAATGAACGTCTATCCATCGTTGCGGGCAGCGACTCCCGCAATCACCGGCTCGCCCGCTGTGATGCCAATATTCTCGTCAGTAAATTACGCCCCCTCTGTGTCATATTTGGGGGAGACATGACCGATGATGATTCCGATACAGAATGGCGGGAATGGTTCGATGATTGGCAGTTGACCATTGGTAGTGATGGACGTATCTTCCCCATTATTCCGGCCCGAGGTAATCACGAGGCCAGCAACGAGCCGCTCGTCAATTGTTTCGATGTTCCTAGCGAGGACGTGTATTATGCACTTACGCTTGGTCGCAACTTGTTTCGATTGTATACGCTTAACACCCAGATTCCTTCCGGAGGAGAACAACGAGACTGGCTGGGGCGCGACCTACAAGCCAACCAAGATGTCACCTGGCGAATGGCACAGTACCACCAAGCTATGCGCCCTCATACGGCAGCTAAATACGAAAGAGAGGACCTGATCGCCCAATGGGCCACCCTCTTTCATAAATACAAGGTACAGCTCGCCATGGAATCCGACGCACACGTGGTAAAAGTGACCTGGCCAATTCGGCCAAGCAAAGACCCAGGTAGTTACGAAAGCTTTATTCGCGATGATGCAAACGGCACCGTGTATATCGGCGAAGGTGGTTGGGGAGCCCCTCTCCGCGCAGCCGACGACCCCAAACCCTGGACCCGCAGCTACGGCCGTTTCAATCAATTCAAGTGGATCTTCGTCGATCAGGATAAAATTGAAATTCGCACCATCAAGACCGAAGGTTCCAACCGCGTCGCAGAAGTGAATCCCAACAACATTTTCGAACCGCCCTATGGCTTGGTCATCTGGAGCCCCAAAGAAGGGGATGTAGTCCGCATCATGAACCCCAACTCACGTCCACAGACGCCCGCCGGAAGTAATATCGCCCAAAACAACACGAGTAATGTTGCTAACATCAGCCCCGACATCAACGGCAATGTTCATATCGACTACAGCTTGAGCGAAACGGCACAGGTACAAATCATCCTCATCAATAGTCAAATGCAGGAAATGGCACGCCTCGAATATCCCAGCCAAATCCCCGGCCCCTACAAGAAATCCCTCGACCTGAGCAAAGCTCCCTCCGGCGAATACAGCCTCATCGTAAAAGCCAATAACAAACTTAATCGAAGGTTTGTGATTATGATTCCTTAA
- a CDS encoding gliding motility-associated C-terminal domain-containing protein — protein MKLHCWSIWTFSKTHRAITFLGWVLALLIWSPLTGQSVRLSLPEVTVADGETVTLPLTVADFDSIVSLQLSINWDTEVATYVDFELAALPLLAIGDFQADQGELRLSWFDNGGDGESLPDGTVIARLTFTAMGNPGDFTVLPFTGNPLAIQIFKSTMTVGEFDPVALEQDAGRIAIAAPLGFSINSSDVSCFGTADGSASVSLEVDPNDYNLNWTGPDNFSATGLNLTNLSGGTYFLTITDQSGAVIFTYELTIEEANAPLAILDLQITAADCDAPSGSLGATATGGTSPYSYELNGFSNPTGVFSGLAAGNYTLIVADANDCSLRLDTMIVAPGAPVLNLPSSVMLCGESVVLAPGAEGSYNWSTGETTDSIVVSTTGIYSVTVTNTEDCSAEATTEVLPGMVPVGVLETDFPEVCPGDSLQIVVSGGDVFRWLEGNSSLSAVDVFNPLAFPDTTTNYLVEVGNDCGVDTLAFSILVYEILASAGADTCIAPGDEARLMAQGGIFYAWEDNPYPVSDPSIANPMVSPKDSTTYGVIITDINGCQTFDEVTVLVANNPVESIVPYNLITPNGDGFNDELDFGPITKYGTNSLKVYNRWGDLVYQKLNYQSDEDRFAGLHKGARLPAGNYFYVLAFRQGEIKQTLTIVWE, from the coding sequence ATGAAACTACACTGTTGGTCAATATGGACTTTCAGCAAAACCCACAGAGCGATTACCTTCTTAGGATGGGTATTGGCTTTGCTCATTTGGTCACCCCTCACAGGGCAGAGTGTGCGACTGAGCTTACCAGAGGTGACCGTTGCGGATGGGGAGACGGTCACTCTACCGCTCACTGTTGCTGATTTTGACAGTATCGTCAGCTTGCAATTGTCGATCAATTGGGACACGGAGGTGGCTACTTACGTCGACTTTGAGCTTGCGGCCCTGCCCTTGTTGGCGATTGGTGATTTTCAGGCTGATCAGGGCGAGCTTCGCCTGAGCTGGTTTGACAATGGAGGCGATGGAGAGTCATTACCCGACGGAACGGTCATTGCTCGACTGACATTTACAGCGATGGGTAACCCCGGTGATTTTACTGTTTTACCCTTTACGGGTAACCCTTTGGCCATCCAAATTTTTAAGTCTACCATGACGGTGGGGGAGTTTGACCCCGTGGCATTGGAACAGGATGCCGGTAGAATAGCCATCGCCGCTCCTTTAGGCTTCAGTATCAATAGCAGTGACGTCTCTTGCTTTGGAACAGCAGATGGCAGTGCCAGCGTAAGTCTGGAAGTAGACCCTAACGATTACAATCTCAATTGGACTGGGCCGGACAATTTTTCGGCTACGGGTCTGAATTTGACTAATCTTAGCGGTGGTACTTATTTCCTGACCATCACCGATCAGAGTGGTGCCGTCATTTTTACTTACGAATTAACGATCGAAGAAGCTAACGCCCCGCTGGCTATCCTGGATTTGCAGATAACAGCAGCGGATTGTGATGCCCCGAGTGGCAGCCTCGGTGCTACGGCTACTGGAGGAACATCTCCTTACAGCTATGAGCTGAATGGCTTCAGCAATCCTACCGGTGTGTTTAGTGGTTTGGCTGCCGGCAATTACACGCTGATTGTTGCGGATGCTAATGATTGTAGTCTCCGCCTGGATACCATGATTGTAGCACCTGGCGCACCCGTGCTAAATTTACCGTCCTCCGTGATGCTTTGTGGAGAAAGTGTTGTACTCGCACCTGGCGCAGAGGGAAGCTACAATTGGTCGACAGGTGAAACGACGGATAGCATTGTGGTGAGTACTACGGGGATTTATTCCGTAACGGTCACCAATACGGAAGATTGCAGCGCGGAGGCGACGACCGAAGTGCTGCCGGGTATGGTGCCTGTGGGTGTACTGGAAACCGATTTTCCTGAGGTTTGCCCGGGCGATAGCCTACAGATTGTAGTCAGTGGAGGAGATGTTTTTCGCTGGCTGGAAGGCAATAGCAGTTTGAGTGCCGTGGATGTTTTCAACCCGCTGGCATTTCCGGATACTACAACCAATTATCTGGTGGAGGTAGGGAATGATTGTGGCGTTGATACTTTGGCTTTTTCTATTTTGGTGTACGAAATTTTGGCATCCGCTGGGGCGGATACCTGTATTGCACCTGGTGATGAAGCTCGCTTGATGGCCCAGGGAGGCATTTTTTATGCCTGGGAGGATAACCCGTATCCGGTCAGTGATCCGTCTATTGCCAACCCTATGGTAAGTCCGAAAGACAGCACCACTTACGGGGTAATAATCACGGATATCAATGGTTGCCAGACCTTTGACGAGGTAACAGTGCTGGTCGCCAATAACCCGGTAGAAAGCATTGTACCCTACAACCTGATTACACCCAATGGAGACGGTTTTAACGATGAACTGGATTTTGGGCCGATCACTAAATACGGCACCAATTCCTTGAAGGTCTACAACCGCTGGGGCGATCTCGTCTACCAAAAGCTCAATTATCAGAGTGACGAAGATCGGTTTGCAGGTCTTCACAAAGGTGCCCGCTTGCCTGCGGGGAATTATTTCTATGTATTGGCTTTTCGCCAGGGGGAAATCAAGCAAACCTTAACCATCGTATGGGAATGA
- the glyA gene encoding serine hydroxymethyltransferase: MATDTQLFDLIQREKERQLHGIELIASENFTSSATMRAMGSVLTNKYAEGYPGRRYYGGCEIVDEVERLAISRLKELFGAEYANVQPHSGAQANAAVFLAVLKPGDAILGFDLAHGGHLSHGSPVNFSGKVYKPHFYGVEQDSGLIDMDKVAAKAHEVKPKLIICGASAYSRDWDYARFRAIADEVGALLLADIAHPAGLIATGLLNDPMQHCHIVTSTTHKTLRGPRGGIIMMGKNIDNPWGRMTKKGVPLKMSAVLNSGVFPGMQGGPLEHVIAAKAVAFGECLQPSFKAYGEQVMKNAQVMAQAFVDRGYKIISGGTSNHLMLIDLRSKGVTGKIAEAALGLADITVNKNMVPFDTESPMVTSGIRIGTAAVTTRGFTEDDCLQTVEWIDSVLSTPEDEQQIAKVRQAINAHMAQFPLFAGEAVEA, encoded by the coding sequence ATGGCTACCGATACCCAACTTTTCGACCTCATTCAAAGGGAAAAAGAACGCCAATTACACGGCATCGAACTGATTGCTTCGGAAAATTTCACCAGCTCAGCTACGATGCGGGCGATGGGGAGTGTACTGACGAACAAATATGCCGAGGGGTATCCCGGTCGCAGGTACTACGGTGGCTGTGAAATAGTAGACGAAGTAGAACGCCTGGCCATTAGCCGCTTGAAGGAGCTTTTTGGTGCAGAATACGCCAATGTGCAGCCACACTCGGGGGCGCAGGCCAATGCTGCCGTATTCCTGGCGGTGTTAAAGCCGGGAGATGCCATTCTTGGTTTTGACTTGGCGCACGGTGGGCACTTGTCGCACGGGTCTCCCGTTAATTTTAGTGGCAAGGTCTACAAGCCTCACTTCTACGGGGTAGAGCAGGACTCTGGCCTGATTGATATGGACAAAGTAGCAGCAAAAGCCCACGAGGTAAAGCCCAAGCTGATTATCTGTGGTGCCTCGGCTTATTCACGCGATTGGGATTATGCTCGCTTCCGTGCCATTGCCGATGAGGTAGGGGCCCTGTTGCTTGCGGATATCGCGCACCCCGCAGGCTTGATTGCAACTGGATTGTTGAACGATCCGATGCAGCATTGCCACATCGTAACCTCTACGACCCATAAGACCTTGCGTGGCCCACGCGGAGGGATCATCATGATGGGTAAGAATATCGATAACCCCTGGGGACGAATGACCAAAAAAGGTGTGCCTTTGAAGATGTCGGCGGTATTGAACAGTGGTGTCTTTCCTGGGATGCAGGGTGGCCCACTTGAGCACGTGATTGCTGCCAAAGCGGTGGCTTTTGGTGAATGTTTGCAACCTAGCTTCAAAGCTTACGGAGAGCAGGTGATGAAAAATGCGCAGGTGATGGCCCAGGCTTTTGTGGATAGAGGCTACAAAATCATCAGCGGCGGCACCAGTAATCACCTCATGCTGATCGACCTACGCTCTAAAGGAGTAACGGGTAAAATAGCAGAAGCAGCCCTGGGCTTGGCTGATATTACAGTAAATAAAAACATGGTACCGTTTGACACGGAATCACCCATGGTGACCAGTGGCATCCGTATCGGTACAGCTGCTGTAACGACGCGCGGCTTCACCGAAGACGACTGCCTGCAAACGGTGGAATGGATTGATAGTGTACTCAGTACGCCGGAAGATGAGCAGCAGATTGCCAAAGTTCGTCAGGCCATCAATGCCCACATGGCGCAGTTTCCACTTTTCGCGGGTGAGGCGGTAGAGGCGTAG
- a CDS encoding DUF1801 domain-containing protein, whose translation MHLYLEHFYSNQPEPNQSCLLALRSIIFEQDENISETQKWGMPCFCYRKKMFCFLSTDKKTNQPYLLMVEGKHLHHPELEQGTRTRMKVFNINPDEDLAIDTLKLILNEALDLYRNGLIKIK comes from the coding sequence ATGCACTTATATCTAGAACATTTCTACTCCAACCAACCAGAGCCCAATCAAAGCTGCCTGCTGGCCTTGCGCAGCATCATTTTTGAGCAAGATGAAAATATTTCGGAAACGCAGAAGTGGGGCATGCCCTGCTTCTGCTACCGGAAAAAGATGTTTTGCTTTTTGTCAACCGACAAGAAAACGAATCAACCCTATCTGCTGATGGTAGAAGGCAAGCACCTTCATCATCCCGAATTAGAACAAGGAACGCGAACCCGCATGAAGGTTTTCAACATCAACCCTGATGAGGATTTAGCCATAGACACCCTTAAATTGATCCTAAACGAAGCCCTGGATTTATACCGAAACGGGTTGATAAAGATCAAATAA